GTGAGATCCCAGCCGTTGCCGATCATGCGCGTGTTGGGCAGGTGCGGACCGCGGCAGAGGTCCTTCCAGACGACCTCGCCGTCGCGGGTCGTGTTGTCGTAGATCGTGAGCTCGCCCTCGCCGACCTCGACCGAGGCGCCCTCGGCGGCCTCCTTGCCCCCCTTGAGGCCGATCAGTTCGAGCTTGAACGGCTCGTTCGCGAGCTCGGCGCGTGCCTCGTCGTCGGTGACGACACGGCGCACGAAGCGCTGCCCCTCGCGGACGATGCGCTGCATCTCCTTCGAGATCGCCTTGAGATCCTCGGGCGTGAAGGGCGAGTCCACGCCGAAGTCGTAGTAGAAGCCGTCGGTGATGGGCGGGCCGATGCCGAGGTTCGCCTGCGGGTTGATCCGCTGCACCGCCTGCGCCAGCACGTGCGCAGTCGAGTGCCGAAGGATGTTGAGACCGTCAGGGCTGTCGATGGTGACCGGCTCGACGTCGTCGGCCTCCGTCACGGTGGCGGCGAGGTCCTTGAGGACGCCGTTGACGCGCATCGCGACGACGGATCGGTCGGAGAACAGGGCGAAGCCGTCTTGCGGCTGGGCGTTTTCAGGCACTGAGCACTCCATCTGGGTCAGGAATCTAGGCTACCCGCATGCCCGGGTCCTCCTGACCGCGGCTCAGTCCCGATCCGTCCGCCGCGTCCCCACTCCCGGCTCTGCGTTGTGCACGGATTCGTCCGGCACGGCGCCCTCATCGTCCGGATCGACACGCACCGCGTCGGCCGCGCCGGAGTCGGCGCCCGCTCCCCCGGCCGGCACATCCGCGGGATCTGCCTCCTCGTGAGCTGCGCCCTCGTGAGCGTCGTCCCCGTCGGCCGAGTCCGCGCCGCCCACGGGGTCGTCGCTCCGCTGCCGCGGCGCGAGTTCGTCCGGGATCACCGGCTGCTCGCGCTCCCAGCCCTCATCTCGTGCGGTCATGTCGCTTCCTTTCCCTCGCGGTCGGCCGGAACCGGATCTGGCGCGACGCGCGACTGCTCACGACTCGCCTCCGTCGTCGGCAGGACCATGGCCGGCATCGAACACGCGCTGGTACCTCTCCCAGGCCTCGTCGAGGAGATGCTCGTCGAGGATGGCGACGGGCTCCACGTCGCGCAACAGGGGTTCGCAGTCCGGTCCACGCCCGGCGAGCTCACCGCCGAGGATCCAGGCGATGCGCTCCGGGTCCTTCTGTGCCAGGTGCCGGTACTGCGAGAGCTGGCGGGCCAGCCAATCCTCGAGCGGACGCGTCCACCAGTCTTCGGCGTCCAGGGGGTTCACCGACAGTCCGCGAAGCTCGAGCCCGCTCTCGGTGTCGATGCTGTGCCGTCGCGCATCGTCGTCGGTACCGGCGTCGGACCCGACCAGCCCGGTCGACGACAGAGGCTCTTGCGGCATGCCGTGAGCGTACGGAGCGACGACCCGTCGTCGCAGGGGCTTGACAGACCGGCGGAGCATCGGGCCGGACACCCGCGATGCGCCTCGACCGCGGTACCTCGGGGTCGGCTCAGGTCGCGGCGGCGATCTCGCCTGCGGGTCGATCTCGCCTGCGGGTCGCGGTCGCGTAACTATACGCCGCGGTGATCCGCCGGTCAATCCCCTGAAGCGGCATCCTTCTCCGCGCTAGCGTCGGGCTCCCATCACCTGACCCGGAGGATCCCGTGACCGACACCGCTCTCACCCATCGCTACGCCGGCACGCCCGTGCAGAAGACCGCACTAATCGCCGGCATCATCTTCCTCGTCGTGGGGATCGCGGGCTTCATCCCCGGCCTCACGCACTCGGCCGAGCACCTGCACGCAGCAGGGGCGTCATCAGATGCGCAGTTGCTCGGGGTCTTCCAGGTCTCCGTGCTGCACAACATCGTGCACCTGGCATTCGGCATCGCGGGCCTCGCCTTCGCAGCCAGAGCCCGCGCATCGCGGCTGTACCTCATGATCGGGGGCCTGGTGTACCTCGTCGTCTGGGTCTACGGCCTCATCGCCGTCGGCAACGACCAGATCAACATCATCCCCGTCAACGACGCGGACAACTGGCTTCACCTCGTCCTCGCCATCGCCATGGTGCTGCTCGGGATCTTCGTCCCCTACGAACGACGCGTTCCCCGCAACGGCTCCCACGCGGCGCGCGCCTGAGGCACGGCGCCGACACAAAGAAACCCCCGGGAGACCGGGGGTTTTCGTCTGTGCGCGATACTGGGATCGAACCAGTGACCTCTTCCGTGTCAGGGAAGCGCGCTACCGCTGCGCCAATCGCGCCCATGTGGGCTATTCAGTTGGAAGAGAGGTGGCGACGGGATTCGAACCCGTGTAAACGGCTTTGCAGGCCGGTGCCTAGCCGCTCGGCCACGCCACCGTGTGGATTGACCCCACGTGCTGAAGGCCTTCCGAAGAAGGCCCCTGCACTTGAGCGGATGACGAGACTCGAACTCGCGACCCTCACCTTGGCAAGGTGATGCGCTACCAACTGCGCTACATCCGCGTTGTCTCCGGGGCTTTCGTCCCGGGCACTTATGAAACATTAGCCGAAGATCGCTCCGTGTCAAAACCGGAGACGAATCTCGCGCGTGTCTCACGAAGTGGTCAAGAGGACGCCCGGACGTCAGGTAGTATCGGTTGACGTACCCCGCAGGTGCGGGCGATTGGCGCAGTTGGTAGCGCGCTTCCTTCACACGGAAGAGGTCGTCGGTTCGAGTCCGGCATCGCCCACCAGAAAGAGGCCCGGCGAACGCGAAGAACGCTCGCCGGGCCTCTTTTCGTGCGGTCTCGCACGTGCCACGCCCTTGGCAACGCGACGCGAATGCGGTGTCGGTGCCACGCCATAGACTCGCTCCGTGAAGACGACGGGACCCCTCCCCGGCCCGTGCGGCCTGTGCGGCGCCCGCAACGGGGTCCGCACGACATCCGAGGGCTGGCGGTGCGCGGCGTGCGGATGGCGGTACGGCGACGTCCCCGATCCTGAATTGCCTCTCCCTCGAATCGACGTCGTCTACTACGTGCGGTTCGACACGCGCGTGAAGATCGGGACGAGTCGCGCTCCGCGACAGCGCCTGGCGAGCATCCGACACGACGAGCTGCTGGCTTTCGAACGCGGCGGTCGCGATGTCGAACAGAGGCGCCACCGCGAGTTCGCCGCCGAGCGGGAGGGCGGCGAGTGGTTCACGCTTTCGGTGCCGCTGACCGCGCACATCCGCCGGCTGCAGGCGGAGGGTGAGCCGTGGCAGCTCTACGCCCGCTGGCTGAGCGAGGCCCTTTCCTGACCGTCGTCTCGACGCGATGGCCTCGCCGGTGCGGTCAGCGAGCAGCGCGCCATCCGTAGCGGCGGGACAACGCCTGTGCGACGGCTGCGAAGCGACGGGTGTCGAGGACGGCCGCCTCGCGCCGCAGTCCGTTCTCATGCACGCTGTACAGCTGCTCGATGTCGACCCAGGACCCGCGCCCCTGGCCGTCCCAGGGTCCGGTTCCGATGGAGAGATAGTCCCGCTCGCCGTCGTGCGACTTGCTCGTCATGCGTACCGCGTAGACGCGGTCCTGCGACTGACGCGCGATGACGAGCACGGGCCGGTCCTTGCCGCGTCCGTCGTTCTCCTCGTACGGCACCCACGTCCAGACGATCTCGCCCGCGTCGGGCGCGCCGTCGCGATCGGGCGCATAGTCGATGCGCAGGTCGCCGACGCGTTCGGGATCCACGCGAAGCGTCGCCGTCCCCGGCTCCCGCCCCGGCTCGAGGACGACGCCCGTACGCGCACGGTCCGACCCCGTCCGAAGGTGCGCCCGAGGACGAGCGCCCCGGCGCTGCGATCGCGCACCCGACCGGGGGGCCTTCGCTGGAGCCACCAGCTTCACGACGATGTCGAGCAGTGCCGAGAGGATGCCGTTCGCGTTGCTCACACGCTCACCCTAACGTGCCGCCGGCAGCCGCCCCGCACGGGGCGAAGGGCGCCCCGGACCCGAGCGGTCCAGGGCGCCCACGGGTGACGCCGACGCCGTCACGCGTCCGCCAGGGCGTACCCCTCCTCGCCGTGGACCACCAGGTCGACGCCGGCGATCTCATCCTCGTTCGTGATCCGGAAGCCGATCGTCTTCTGGATCGCGAAGCCGATGATGTACGCCACGACGAAGGAGTAGATCATCACGCCGACTGCGGCGATCGCCTGAACCACGAGCTGCCGTGCGTCACCGCCGACGAACAGCCCCGTGCCCGTAGCGAAGAACCCGAGGTAAAGGGTGCCGAACAGACCGCCGACGAGGTGGATGCCGACCACGTCGAGCGAGTCGTCGAATCCGAGGCGGAACTTGAGCTCGACAGCCAGGGCGCACAGGACACCCGCGAGAGCACCGAGGAGCAGCGCCCATCCTGGCGTGAGGTTCGCACAGGCCGGGGTGATGGCGACCAGACCCGCCACGGCGCCGGACGCCGCACCGACCGAGGTGGCCTTGCCGTCCTTGATGCGCTCGACGAGGATCCACCCGAGGATCGCCGCCGCGGTGGCGCCGAGCGTGTTGATGCCGATGAGGCCGACTCCGCCCATGTCCTCCGCCAGCCACTCGGCTCCGGCGTTGAATCCGAACCAGCCGAACCACAGCAGGGCCGCGCCGAGGAGCGTGAGCGGAACGTTGTGCGGCTTGAGGATGCCCTTCTGGAACCCGATGCGCTTGCCGAGCACGAGCGCGAGAGCGAGGGCCGCAGCACCGGCGTTGATGTGCACCGCAGTGCCGCCGGCGTAGTCGATCACGGCGATGCCGCTGTCCTCGCCGAAGAGCGCCGTCCCGAGGTTCATGATCCAGCCGCCGCCCCAGACCCACGCAGCGACCGGGAAGTAGCCGACGGTCGCGAACACGCCGGCGAAGATCAGCCACGAGCCGAACTTGGCCCGGTCGGCGATGGCACCGGAGATCAGCGCCACGGTGATGATCGCGAAGGTGGCTCCGTAGGCGACCCCGATCAGTGCGACGTTCGCCCCTTCGCCCGACGCCAGCGAGCTGAGTCCGAAGTCGGCGAACGGGTTGCCCGCGAACTGCAGCGGGCTCTCCACGGCGCTCATCGAGAACCCGAACAAGACCCACAGCACCGCCACCAGTCCGATCGAGCCGAAGCTCATCATCATCATGCTGACGACGCTCTTGGCCTTGACCAGGCCGCCGTAGAAGAAGGCGACTCCCGGGGTCATCAGCAGCACGAGAGCCGTCGCTGTGATCGCCCAGGAGATGTTGCCGGGTGCGTCCATGTGTAAACCTCACATTCGGGAAACTGTGAGGTTCAGTGTGACCACGCACGGTTTCAGGAATGCGCGAGGTTTGTTGCAGGCACGTTACAGCGCGACGTCCTGTGTGAACATCGCGTTACGACGTCTCAGCGTTCGGCGTGCGTGAGCGCATTGAGTCGGGAGATGGCGCGCAGGTACTTCTTGCGATACCCGCCGCCGAGCATCTCCTCGCCGAACACCTTGTCGAGACTGAGCCCGGTCGCCACGATCGGGATCTGCGCGTCGTACACGCGGTCGACGAACGCGACGAATCGCAGGGCCTCAGACTGATCGGTCAGCACGTGCACGTCGCGCAGCCCGACGAGGTCGATGCCATCGATCAGCCGGATGTAGCGCGACGGGTGGACGCGAGCAAGATGGCGGATGACGTCATCGAAGGAATCGTCGGATGCCGTGCCCGCGGCAGCCCCCTGCTCCACGCCGTCCGCATACTGCTCATCCGAGGCGACCAGCGCGTGTCCGTCGAGGGCACGCTGGCGGAAGTCGACGCCGTCGATCCGCAGCGTCTGGAAGCTGTCGGCCATCGCGTGTATCTCGCGGAGGAAGTCCTGAGCGGCGAAGCGCCCCTCTCCCAGGGCGTTCGGCGGCGTGTTCGAGGTGGCGGCCAGTTTGGTGCCCGTGGGCACGAGTTCGCCCAGCAGCCGCGTCATCACCATGGTGTCGCCGGGATCGTCGAGTTCGAACTCGTCGATGCACAGCAGGTCGGCGCCCTTGAGCAGGTCGACCGTGTTCTTGTAGCCGAGCGCTCCGACCAGCGCGGTGTACTCGATGAACGAACCGAAGTACTTCCTCCGCGCCGGCATCGCGTGATAGATCGAGGCCAACAGGTGCGTCTTCCCGACGCCGAAGCCCCCATCGAGATACACACCAGGCTTCGTCTCCGGCTCTTTCTTGGCCCGGCTGAACAGGCCTCCGCGCTTGACGGGTCCGCCACGTCCGGCGAAGCGGATGAGCGTCTCCTTCGCGTCCTCCTGCGACGGGTAGGCGGGATCGGCGCGGTAGCTGTCGAACGTCGCGCCGTCGAACTGCGGCGGCGGAACGAGGCTCGCCAACATCTCCGGGCCGGTGACGGTGGGCTGGCGCTCGGTCAGGTGCACGACGCCGGTGCGGCTCGCGTTGTCAGTCATCGGATTTTCCTGTGTCGAAGTCTTACGAATCCGGTGCCGGGGGCGCAGCGGGGATCTATCGTCGAAGGGACGGCTCCACATTACGCCGTCGGAATCCGCACCATCGCCTCACCCCTGGAGATCCCTGTGGCCATCGAGTTCGACACCTCCTCTCCCAAGTTCGCCGACTACGCCGAGCCCGGTCGCCTGGTGAGCACGGATTGGCTCGCAGAGCACCTGGGCGAGCCGGGGCTCGTGGTCGTCGAGTCCGACGAGGACGTGCTCCTCTACGAGACGGGACACATCCCCGGCGCGGTGAAGGTCGACTGGCACACCGAGCTGAACGATCCGGTCGTGCGTGACTATGTCGACGGCGAGGGCTTCGCGGCGCTGCTCAGCCGCAAGGGCATCGCCCGGGATGACACGGTGGTCATCTACGGAGACAAGAACAACTGGTGGGCGGCGTACGCGCTCTGGGTGTTCTCGCTCTTCGGACACGAGGACGTGCGCCTTCTCGACGGCGGGCGCGACCGATGGATCGCCGAGGGACGCGAGCTCACGCGCGAGGCCACCGAACGGCCCCGCACCGACTACCCGGTCGTGGAGCGCGACGACTCGGTCATCCGGGCGTACAAGGAAGACGTCCTCGCGCACCTGGGCAATCCCCTCATCGACGTGCGGTCACCGGAGGAGTACAGCGGTGAGCGCACGAGCGCGCCGGCCTACCCGGAGGAGGGTGCCCTGCGCGCCGGACACATCCCGACGGCTCAGAGCGTGCCGTGGGCGAAGGCGGTCGCGGACGACGGAGGGTTCAAGACCCGCGCCGAACTCGAGGCGATCTACCGCGACGGCGCAGGCCTCGCCGACGGCGACCCGGTCATCGCCTACTGCCGCATCGGTGAGCGCTCCAGCCACACCTGGTTCGTGCTCAAGCACCTGCTCGGCTTCGAGGACGTCCGCAACTACGACGGGTCGTGGACGGAGTGGGGCAGCGCCGTGCGGGTTCCGATCGTCACCGGCACCGAGCCTGGCACCGTCTGAGCGTGTGACAATGGCTGGGATGAGCACCAGCCACGTCCCCGACACCCTCGCCGAGATCCGCGACGCCTTCCTGGAGACCCCGGAGGCCGATCGTCTGCTGCTGCTCCTCGAGTACGCCGATGAGCTCCCCGAGGTCTCGGACGAGGTCGCAGCGCACCCGGAGATGTGCGAGCGCGTGGCCGAATGCCAGTCGCCCGTCTACATCTATGTCGAGGTGGCCGACGACGTGGTCACCATGCATGCGACGGCGCCGCCCGAGGCCCCGACCACCCGCGGTTTCGCGAGCATCCTCGTGCAGGGCGTCACGGGGCTCTCCCCCGACGAGGTTCTCGCGATCCCCGACGACTATCCGCAGTCGATCGGGCTGACGAAGGCCGTCTCGCCTCTGCGCATCGCCGGCATGACGGGCATGCTGATGCGCGCCAAGAACCAGGTCAGGCAGAAGCGCTGAGGCCCTGCGCCTCGAGCCACGACGTGATCGCCTCGCTCCACGCCGCCTGGTCGTAGTTCCACAGCTTAGTATGCCGCGCGACGGTGAATCGCGGCATCGTGACGAGATCGGGGCGGGCATCATGCAACGCCTGCGAGGCGTCGACCGGCACGAACCCGTCGTCCTCGCTGTGAAGGATCAGGATGGGTGCGCGCAGTTCGTCCGCCCTGGCGACCATGTCGAGCCTGTCGAACGAGATCGCCTCATCGGCGCCGCTGAGCCGTGCGGTCAGAG
This Microbacterium sp. XT11 DNA region includes the following protein-coding sequences:
- a CDS encoding ammonium transporter encodes the protein MDAPGNISWAITATALVLLMTPGVAFFYGGLVKAKSVVSMMMMSFGSIGLVAVLWVLFGFSMSAVESPLQFAGNPFADFGLSSLASGEGANVALIGVAYGATFAIITVALISGAIADRAKFGSWLIFAGVFATVGYFPVAAWVWGGGWIMNLGTALFGEDSGIAVIDYAGGTAVHINAGAAALALALVLGKRIGFQKGILKPHNVPLTLLGAALLWFGWFGFNAGAEWLAEDMGGVGLIGINTLGATAAAILGWILVERIKDGKATSVGAASGAVAGLVAITPACANLTPGWALLLGALAGVLCALAVELKFRLGFDDSLDVVGIHLVGGLFGTLYLGFFATGTGLFVGGDARQLVVQAIAAVGVMIYSFVVAYIIGFAIQKTIGFRITNEDEIAGVDLVVHGEEGYALADA
- a CDS encoding type II toxin-antitoxin system PemK/MazF family toxin, which codes for MSNANGILSALLDIVVKLVAPAKAPRSGARSQRRGARPRAHLRTGSDRARTGVVLEPGREPGTATLRVDPERVGDLRIDYAPDRDGAPDAGEIVWTWVPYEENDGRGKDRPVLVIARQSQDRVYAVRMTSKSHDGERDYLSIGTGPWDGQGRGSWVDIEQLYSVHENGLRREAAVLDTRRFAAVAQALSRRYGWRAAR
- a CDS encoding DUF4383 domain-containing protein, translating into MTDTALTHRYAGTPVQKTALIAGIIFLVVGIAGFIPGLTHSAEHLHAAGASSDAQLLGVFQVSVLHNIVHLAFGIAGLAFAARARASRLYLMIGGLVYLVVWVYGLIAVGNDQINIIPVNDADNWLHLVLAIAMVLLGIFVPYERRVPRNGSHAARA
- the zapE gene encoding cell division protein ZapE produces the protein MTDNASRTGVVHLTERQPTVTGPEMLASLVPPPQFDGATFDSYRADPAYPSQEDAKETLIRFAGRGGPVKRGGLFSRAKKEPETKPGVYLDGGFGVGKTHLLASIYHAMPARRKYFGSFIEYTALVGALGYKNTVDLLKGADLLCIDEFELDDPGDTMVMTRLLGELVPTGTKLAATSNTPPNALGEGRFAAQDFLREIHAMADSFQTLRIDGVDFRQRALDGHALVASDEQYADGVEQGAAAGTASDDSFDDVIRHLARVHPSRYIRLIDGIDLVGLRDVHVLTDQSEALRFVAFVDRVYDAQIPIVATGLSLDKVFGEEMLGGGYRKKYLRAISRLNALTHAER
- a CDS encoding DUF6098 family protein, whose product is MPQEPLSSTGLVGSDAGTDDDARRHSIDTESGLELRGLSVNPLDAEDWWTRPLEDWLARQLSQYRHLAQKDPERIAWILGGELAGRGPDCEPLLRDVEPVAILDEHLLDEAWERYQRVFDAGHGPADDGGES
- a CDS encoding SufE family protein; the encoded protein is MSTSHVPDTLAEIRDAFLETPEADRLLLLLEYADELPEVSDEVAAHPEMCERVAECQSPVYIYVEVADDVVTMHATAPPEAPTTRGFASILVQGVTGLSPDEVLAIPDDYPQSIGLTKAVSPLRIAGMTGMLMRAKNQVRQKR
- a CDS encoding sulfurtransferase is translated as MAIEFDTSSPKFADYAEPGRLVSTDWLAEHLGEPGLVVVESDEDVLLYETGHIPGAVKVDWHTELNDPVVRDYVDGEGFAALLSRKGIARDDTVVIYGDKNNWWAAYALWVFSLFGHEDVRLLDGGRDRWIAEGRELTREATERPRTDYPVVERDDSVIRAYKEDVLAHLGNPLIDVRSPEEYSGERTSAPAYPEEGALRAGHIPTAQSVPWAKAVADDGGFKTRAELEAIYRDGAGLADGDPVIAYCRIGERSSHTWFVLKHLLGFEDVRNYDGSWTEWGSAVRVPIVTGTEPGTV
- a CDS encoding GIY-YIG nuclease family protein; the protein is MKTTGPLPGPCGLCGARNGVRTTSEGWRCAACGWRYGDVPDPELPLPRIDVVYYVRFDTRVKIGTSRAPRQRLASIRHDELLAFERGGRDVEQRRHREFAAEREGGEWFTLSVPLTAHIRRLQAEGEPWQLYARWLSEALS